In Salarias fasciatus chromosome 2, fSalaFa1.1, whole genome shotgun sequence, one genomic interval encodes:
- the cnot7 gene encoding CCR4-NOT transcription complex subunit 7 isoform X1, whose protein sequence is MPAATVDHSQRICEVWANNLEDELKRIRHVIRKYNYIAMDTEFPGVVARPIGEFRSNADYQYQLLRCNVDLLKIIQLGLTFMNEQGEYPPGTSTWQFNFKFNLTEDMYAQDSIELLTTSGIQFKKHEDEGIETLYFAELLMTSGVVLCDGVKWLSFHSGYDFGYLIKILSNANLPEQEVDFFEILRLYFPVIYDVKYLMKSCKNLKGGLQEVAEQLELERIGPQHQAGSDSLLTGMAFFKMREMFFEDHIDDAKYCGHLYGLGSGSAYVQNGTGNAYEEEANKQQS, encoded by the exons ATGCCCGCAGCTACTGTGGATCACAGCCAAAGAATATGTGAGGTTTGGGCAAACAACCTGGAGGACGAGCTGAAGAGGATCCGACATGTCATCAGAAAATACAACTACATTGCCATG GACACAGAGTTTCCAGGCGTCGTCGCCAGACCCATCGGAGAGTTCAGAAGCAACGCCGACTACCAGTACCAGCTGCTGCGCTGCAACGTGGACCTGCTCAAGATAATACAGCTCGGACTCACTTTCATGAATGAGCAAGGGGAATATCCTCCAGGAACGTCAACGTGGCAGTTTAATTTTAAGTTTAACCTCAC AGAAGACATGTATGCACAGGACTCCATCGAGCTCCTGACCACTTCAGGGATCCAGTTCAAGAAGCACGAGGACGAAGGCATCGAGACACTTTACTTTGCGGAGCTGCTGATGACGTCTGGGGTGGTGCTCTGCGACGGGGTCAAGTGGCTCTCCTTCCACAG CGGCTACGACTTTGGCTACCTGATTAAGATTCTGTCCAACGCCAACCTGCCCGAGCAGGAAGTGGACTTCTTTGAGATCCTCCGCCTGTACTTCCCCGTTATCTACGACGTCAAGTACCTCATGAAGAGCTGCAAAAACCTGAAG GGCGGACTGCAGGAAGTggccgagcagctggagctggagaggatcGGACCGCAGCATCAGGCCGGATCCGACTCGTTACTCACAGGCATGGCGTTCTTCAAGATGAGAGAG ATGTTCTTCGAGGATCATATCGACGACGCTAAGTACTGTGGTCACCTGTACGGCCTGGGCTCGGGCTCGGCCTACGTCCAGAACGGGACGGGGAACGCTTACGAAGAGGAGGCCAACAAGCAGCAGTCGTGA
- the cnot7 gene encoding CCR4-NOT transcription complex subunit 7 isoform X2: MYAQDSIELLTTSGIQFKKHEDEGIETLYFAELLMTSGVVLCDGVKWLSFHSGYDFGYLIKILSNANLPEQEVDFFEILRLYFPVIYDVKYLMKSCKNLKGGLQEVAEQLELERIGPQHQAGSDSLLTGMAFFKMREMFFEDHIDDAKYCGHLYGLGSGSAYVQNGTGNAYEEEANKQQS, translated from the exons ATGTATGCACAGGACTCCATCGAGCTCCTGACCACTTCAGGGATCCAGTTCAAGAAGCACGAGGACGAAGGCATCGAGACACTTTACTTTGCGGAGCTGCTGATGACGTCTGGGGTGGTGCTCTGCGACGGGGTCAAGTGGCTCTCCTTCCACAG CGGCTACGACTTTGGCTACCTGATTAAGATTCTGTCCAACGCCAACCTGCCCGAGCAGGAAGTGGACTTCTTTGAGATCCTCCGCCTGTACTTCCCCGTTATCTACGACGTCAAGTACCTCATGAAGAGCTGCAAAAACCTGAAG GGCGGACTGCAGGAAGTggccgagcagctggagctggagaggatcGGACCGCAGCATCAGGCCGGATCCGACTCGTTACTCACAGGCATGGCGTTCTTCAAGATGAGAGAG ATGTTCTTCGAGGATCATATCGACGACGCTAAGTACTGTGGTCACCTGTACGGCCTGGGCTCGGGCTCGGCCTACGTCCAGAACGGGACGGGGAACGCTTACGAAGAGGAGGCCAACAAGCAGCAGTCGTGA